A genomic stretch from Mycobacterium malmoense includes:
- a CDS encoding acyl-CoA dehydrogenase family protein: MNVERFRADLRAWLGDHDLTPGPDRSLEGQMRQLARVHRALYDADWMRYGWPVEVGGLGGPAVLRAIVGEEVVGRRLAEPGPYSMVEVLAPTMIDYAPTELAAEMVPRLLSGREQWCQGFSEPGSGSDLASLSTRATPQGDNWIVNGQKVWTSFAQFSTRCVLLTRTAPGHDGITAFFVDLDTPGITVRPLRTMHGVDEFCEVYYDDVVIPASRMLGRPGDGWRLAMDLLPYERSTCFWQRIAYLYSRFDELLAEAREVDESVLGAAYLALHTVRCRSRGTQHRLGNGERLGPETSIDKVLLATAEQRLYDTVRDLLPGTLELDETAWRPEYLYSRAATIYGGTAEIQRNIIARRLLDLGKE; the protein is encoded by the coding sequence GTGAATGTCGAGCGGTTCCGGGCCGACCTGCGTGCGTGGCTCGGCGACCACGACCTGACTCCCGGACCCGACCGCTCGCTAGAGGGCCAGATGCGGCAACTGGCCCGAGTCCACCGGGCGCTCTACGACGCCGATTGGATGCGGTACGGCTGGCCCGTCGAGGTCGGCGGATTGGGCGGCCCCGCGGTGCTTCGCGCGATCGTCGGCGAGGAGGTGGTGGGCCGCAGGCTGGCCGAGCCGGGCCCCTATTCGATGGTCGAGGTGCTCGCGCCCACGATGATCGATTACGCCCCAACGGAACTCGCGGCGGAAATGGTGCCGCGGCTGCTGAGCGGCCGCGAGCAGTGGTGTCAGGGCTTTTCCGAACCGGGGTCCGGCAGCGACCTGGCCTCGCTGTCCACCCGCGCGACGCCCCAGGGGGATAACTGGATTGTCAACGGGCAGAAGGTCTGGACCAGCTTCGCGCAATTCTCCACCCGATGCGTCCTGCTGACCCGCACCGCGCCCGGCCACGACGGAATCACCGCGTTCTTCGTCGACCTGGACACGCCGGGCATCACCGTTCGGCCGCTGCGCACGATGCACGGGGTCGACGAATTCTGCGAGGTCTACTACGACGACGTGGTGATCCCGGCGAGCCGGATGCTCGGCCGGCCGGGAGACGGCTGGCGGCTGGCGATGGACCTGCTGCCCTATGAGCGCTCCACCTGCTTCTGGCAGCGGATCGCCTACCTCTACTCGCGGTTCGACGAACTCCTCGCGGAAGCGCGCGAGGTTGACGAATCCGTGCTTGGCGCGGCATATCTCGCGCTGCATACGGTGCGGTGCCGGTCCCGTGGCACCCAGCACCGGTTGGGCAACGGAGAGCGGCTCGGTCCGGAGACCTCTATCGACAAGGTGCTGCTGGCCACCGCCGAGCAACGGCTCTACGACACCGTTCGCGATCTGCTGCCGGGGACCCTTGAGCTCGACGAGACGGCCTGGCGGCCGGAGTACCTGTACTCGCGCGCGGCGACCATTTATGGCGGTACCGCCGAGATTCAGCGCAACATCATCGCCCGCCGGTTGCTCGACCTCGGGAAGGAGTGA
- a CDS encoding acyl-CoA dehydrogenase family protein, with amino-acid sequence MSAASGAKLDAALIELGWLDMLNEMPDTAIPLVFGLLGETGAHAPALNDVVLRAAGAAPGATVALPFAGGSWVVWERGDGPSSALDGELPIHRVPQADPLSPAAVDAGRRALAWWLVGTGRAMLSLARQHAVDRVQFGRRIGSFQAIRHRLAETLVAIEGAEATLADAVVRRDDPDGLASLLAKAAAGQAALTAARHCQQVLGGIGFTAEHQLHRHVKRSLILDGLLGSARELTREAGVLLRTKGSAPRLAEL; translated from the coding sequence ATGAGCGCCGCTTCGGGCGCCAAGCTCGATGCCGCGTTGATCGAGCTCGGCTGGCTCGACATGCTGAACGAAATGCCCGATACGGCAATACCTTTGGTGTTCGGACTGCTCGGCGAGACCGGCGCGCACGCCCCCGCGCTCAACGATGTCGTGCTGCGCGCCGCCGGTGCCGCCCCCGGGGCCACGGTGGCGCTGCCGTTCGCGGGCGGCTCCTGGGTGGTGTGGGAGCGCGGCGACGGCCCAAGTTCGGCGCTCGACGGCGAACTGCCAATACATCGTGTGCCGCAAGCGGATCCACTGTCACCGGCCGCGGTGGACGCGGGGCGGCGGGCACTGGCCTGGTGGCTGGTCGGGACCGGCCGGGCGATGCTGTCACTGGCGCGCCAGCATGCCGTGGACCGCGTTCAATTCGGCCGGCGCATCGGCTCGTTTCAGGCGATCCGCCATCGGCTGGCCGAGACATTGGTCGCAATCGAGGGCGCCGAGGCGACCCTGGCCGACGCCGTCGTGCGCCGAGACGACCCGGACGGGCTAGCCAGCCTGCTGGCCAAGGCCGCGGCGGGCCAGGCGGCGCTGACCGCCGCGCGCCACTGCCAGCAGGTGCTGGGCGGCATCGGCTTTACCGCCGAGCACCAGCTGCACCGCCACGTCAAACGGTCGCTGATCCTGGACGGTCTGCTGGGTAGCGCACGGGAATTGACCCGTGAGGCCGGAGTCCTACTGCGCACCAAGGGATCTGCGCCACGGCTCGCCGAGCTGTAG
- a CDS encoding metal-dependent hydrolase family protein: protein MLTLKAAGLLDVDTGEILRPGVLRIDGERIAGVGGDVEGELIDLGDQILLPGLMDMEVNLLMGGRGEKPGLSQVQDDPPTRVLRAVGNARRTLRAGFTTVRNLGLFVKTGGYLLDVALGKAIDAGWIDGPRVVPAGHAITPTGGHLDPTMFAAFAPHVLELTVEEGIANGVDEIRKAVRYQIKHGAQLIKVCCSGGVMSLTGPPGAQHYSDEELRAIVDEAHRRGLRVAAHTHGAEAVKHAVAAGIDCIEHGFLIDDEAIAAMVEHGTFLVSTRRLAEGMDVSHAPPELQAKAAEMFPRSRTSILAAYEAGVKIAVGTDAPAIPHGRNADELVTLVDWGLPPLAVLRAATVTAAELINADDRGRLAPGQLADIIAVPGNPLEDITVTQHVGFVMKGGKVYVDQN, encoded by the coding sequence GTGTTGACGCTCAAGGCCGCCGGGCTGCTCGACGTCGACACCGGCGAGATCCTGCGGCCCGGCGTCCTGCGGATCGACGGCGAGCGGATAGCCGGTGTCGGTGGTGACGTCGAGGGTGAGCTGATCGATCTCGGTGACCAGATCCTGTTGCCCGGGCTGATGGACATGGAGGTCAACCTGCTCATGGGCGGGCGCGGCGAGAAGCCCGGGCTGTCCCAGGTGCAGGACGATCCGCCGACGCGGGTGTTGCGTGCGGTGGGCAATGCCCGCCGCACGCTGCGTGCCGGGTTCACGACGGTGCGCAACCTCGGGTTGTTCGTCAAGACCGGCGGCTACCTGCTCGACGTCGCGCTGGGCAAGGCCATCGACGCGGGCTGGATCGACGGACCACGGGTGGTGCCGGCCGGGCACGCCATTACACCCACCGGCGGGCATCTGGATCCGACGATGTTCGCGGCCTTCGCGCCGCACGTGCTGGAGCTGACGGTCGAGGAGGGCATCGCCAACGGGGTCGACGAGATCCGCAAGGCGGTGCGCTATCAGATCAAACACGGCGCGCAGTTGATCAAGGTCTGCTGCTCGGGCGGGGTGATGTCGCTGACGGGACCCCCTGGCGCGCAGCACTATTCGGATGAGGAGCTGCGGGCGATCGTCGACGAGGCACACCGGCGCGGGCTGCGCGTCGCCGCGCACACGCACGGCGCCGAGGCGGTCAAGCATGCCGTGGCCGCCGGCATCGACTGCATCGAGCATGGCTTCCTCATCGACGACGAGGCGATCGCGGCGATGGTCGAGCACGGCACGTTTTTGGTATCCACCCGGCGCCTGGCGGAGGGCATGGACGTCTCACACGCCCCACCCGAGCTGCAGGCCAAGGCCGCCGAGATGTTCCCTCGGTCGCGCACCTCGATACTGGCCGCCTACGAGGCCGGTGTGAAGATCGCGGTGGGCACCGACGCCCCCGCGATACCGCACGGCCGCAACGCCGACGAGCTTGTCACCCTTGTCGATTGGGGCCTGCCACCGTTGGCGGTGCTGCGGGCGGCCACGGTGACCGCCGCCGAGCTGATCAACGCGGACGACCGGGGACGGCTCGCGCCGGGCCAGCTCGCCGATATCATCGCGGTGCCGGGAAACCCGTTGGAGGACATCACTGTTACCCAGCATGTCGGTTTTGTCATGAAAGGCGGCAAGGTCTATGTCGACCAGAACTGA
- a CDS encoding nuclear transport factor 2 family protein — protein sequence MSTRTDDLVEIQQLLARYAVTITQEDIDGLLAVFTPDGTYSAFGDTYGLDRFPELVAAAPKGLFLTGTAAVDIDGDSASGTQPLCFIEHATHDMRIGYYRDTYARTADGWRLKTRAMTFIRRSGAHDSGRPHAVGRPAP from the coding sequence ATGTCGACCAGAACTGACGATCTCGTCGAGATCCAGCAGCTGCTCGCCCGCTACGCGGTCACCATCACCCAGGAAGACATCGACGGCCTGCTCGCCGTCTTCACGCCCGACGGAACCTACAGCGCCTTCGGCGACACCTACGGCCTGGACAGGTTCCCGGAGTTGGTGGCCGCCGCGCCAAAGGGCTTGTTTCTCACCGGAACCGCGGCGGTCGACATCGACGGTGATTCGGCGAGCGGCACCCAACCGTTGTGTTTTATCGAGCACGCCACCCACGACATGCGGATCGGCTACTACCGCGACACCTACGCCCGCACCGCCGACGGATGGCGGCTCAAGACCCGCGCCATGACGTTCATCCGCCGCAGCGGCGCGCACGACTCGGGCCGCCCGCATGCCGTGGGCCGTCCCGCGCCGTGA